Proteins found in one Gigantopelta aegis isolate Gae_Host chromosome 12, Gae_host_genome, whole genome shotgun sequence genomic segment:
- the LOC121385986 gene encoding uncharacterized protein LOC121385986, with translation MAVSRRLLLICVVCCSLHCSAEFPEQVLHLSKPDSYPHYGQPYSLECNVTSYARYQSITFKRNTEEICQIYIDVINNKTVCLNNQNDTADYQCSCVGFYDNERIYNVRITSVKLVDATKWTCVSVHYFQHSNAIFLNYGPDSATITGNQLQFPADGANTLRLNCTTSVTNSHVIFTWISINSTSKARTLTTTGALVSHSTSAGFTYSQELMIALRWYQDADNIICSVRNKNVSSFIPVTSSVNLDLLYGPEKVTITGSQPHFIADGVNTLTLICKTSITKGLVAFEWINATSTEQITTNVGSIETQNVGRGFTFSQSMQITPAWYQDEDVIKCEVTNTNISGSNPLTNSVTLDLIYLPLKHNFGIS, from the exons AATTCCCAGAACAAGTGCTTCATCTGTCAAAGCCAGACTCCTATCCGCACTACGGACAGCCGTACAGTCTAGAGTGTAACGTCACCAGTTACGCACGTTATCAGAGCATCACGTTCAAACGAAACACAGAAGAGATCTGTCAGATCTACATAGACGTCATAAACAACAAAACGGTTTGCCTGAATAACCAGAATGATACGGCAGACTATCAGTGTTCGTGTGTTGGATTCTACGACAATGAGAGAATTTACAACGTCAGAATAACATCAGTTAAATTGGTAGACGCAACAAAGTGGACCTGTGTTAGTGTACACTACTTTCAGCACAGCAATGCCATCTTCCTAAATT ATGGTCCCGACAGTGCTACCATTACCGGAAACCAGCTCCAGTTCCCAGCAGATGGCGCTAACACTCTACGATTGAACTGTACGACGAGCGTCACCAACAGCCATGTGATTTTCACCTGGATCTCCATAAACTCGACAAGCAAAGCTCGCACACTAACAACTACCGGGGCTCTCGTCTCTCACTCAACCTCTGCCGGGTTTACTTATTCCCAGGAGCTGATGATCGCTCTGCGGTGGTACCAAGACGCCGATAACATCATCTGTAGTGTAAGAAACAAAAACGTTTCAAGTTTCATCCCAGTGACAAGCAGCGTGAATTTGGATTTACTCT ATGGTCCTGAAAAGGTTACCATCACTGGAAGTCAGCCCCATTTTATTGCTGATGGTGTCAACACCCTGACGTTGATCTGCAAAACCAGTATAACAAAAGGCCTGGTGGCCTTCGAGTGGATCAATGCTACAAGTACAGAACAGATAACTACTAATGTTGGGAGTATCGAGACTCAGAATGTTGGTCGAGGATTTACATTCTCCCAGAGTATGCAGATTACACCTGCGTGGTATCAGGATGAAGATGTGATCAAATGTGAAgttacaaacacaaatatatctGGTTCAAATCCTTTGACAAACAGCGTCACATTGGATTTAATTT ATTTGCCCCTGAAACATAACTTCGGGAtcagttga
- the LOC121386820 gene encoding uncharacterized protein LOC121386820 isoform X1 — translation MYSVMWISLSVLFSCVFCINGVTFTLFNVKPVLKGKIIHLTCRVKQAEDLHATITFVRNSDSGNITMCSCQQTGANCMCDNSRHRGYRCTCMAKTNTAASVYKDYGITKYHTNDEDTEFWFCGSEDHGWSKSKVAVILKNPGLSVYPQPGVMMPPLTLVCTVVDQAFQHDVTFKCDSAEICACRAKTGRCVVHESSAEHYNCAHTYASVWRQTATYELKMKFFTASNSALCSCCSNYGENNCSNVVELQPNPTTDKTVSGKSVSPTNPDTPISTKRTTIPTTQQQKHEEGKSASSTTDKNVWEKAVSHVNHYNPVSAQRTSIPTTQKTKREDDKSGSGSAYDSKSNQLFSLTLPGVVGVLVYRLNL, via the exons GGGTGACTTTCACACTATTCAACGTGAAACCTGTGTTAAAAGGGAAAATTATACACCTAACTTGTCGTGTAAAACAAGCTGAAGATTTGCACGCCACAATAACGTTTGTACGAAATTCGGATAGTGGCAATATCACCATGTGCTCTTGTCAGCAGACCGGAGCAAACTGTATGTGTGACAATTCACGACACAGAGGCTACAGATGTACGTGCATGGCTAAGACGAATACAGCGGCCAGTGTCTACAAGGATTACGGGATCACAAAATACCACACCAATGACGAGGACACGGAATTCTGGTTCTGCGGGTCAGAAGATCACGGGTGGAGCAAATCAAAAGTGGCAGTTATTT TGAAGAATCCTGGACTCTCAGTTTACCCCCAGCCGGGTGTGATGATGCCGCCACTCACACTCGTATGTACTGTAGTCGATCAAGCTTTTCAACATGACGTCACATTTAAATGTGACAGCGCGGAGATATGTGCATGTAGAGCTAAAACAGGACGTTGTGTGGTGCACGAATCTTCAGCCGAACATTACAACTGCGCACATACGTATGCCAGTGTATGGAGGCAGACAGCGACCTACGAGTTGAAGATGAAATTTTTTACAGCCAGCAACTCGGCACTATGTTCATGTTGCAGCAACTACGGTGAAAACAATTGCAGCAATGTAGTCGAACTTCAGC CAAACCCAACGACAGACAAAACGGTTTCGGGAAAATCAGTTTCACCTACGAATCCTGACACTCCTATCTCAACAAAAAGGACAACAATTCCCACAACACAGCAACAGAAACACGAAGAAGGTAAATCAG CAAGCTCAACGACAGACAAAAACGTTTGGGAGAAAGCAGTTTCTCATGTGAATCATTACAATCCTGTCTCAGCACAAAGGACTTCGATTCCCACAACACAGAAAACCAAACGCGAAGATGACAAATCAG GTTCAGGTTCAGCATATGATTCAAAGTCAAACCAGCTTTTTAGCCTGACATTGCCAGGTGTTGTTGGCGTTTTGGTTTACAGGTTAAACCTGTAA
- the LOC121386820 gene encoding uncharacterized protein LOC121386820 isoform X2, protein MYSVMWISLSVLFSCVFCINGVTFTLFNVKPVLKGKIIHLTCRVKQAEDLHATITFVRNSDSGNITMCSCQQTGANCMCDNSRHRGYRCTCMAKTNTAASVYKDYGITKYHTNDEDTEFWFCGSEDHGWSKSKVAVILKNPGLSVYPQPGVMMPPLTLVCTVVDQAFQHDVTFKCDSAEICACRAKTGRCVVHESSAEHYNCAHTYASVWRQTATYELKMKFFTASNSALCSCCSNYGENNCSNVVELQPNPTTDKTVSGKSVSPTNPDTPISTKRTTIPTTQQQKHEEASSTTDKNVWEKAVSHVNHYNPVSAQRTSIPTTQKTKREDDKSGSGSAYDSKSNQLFSLTLPGVVGVLVYRLNL, encoded by the exons GGGTGACTTTCACACTATTCAACGTGAAACCTGTGTTAAAAGGGAAAATTATACACCTAACTTGTCGTGTAAAACAAGCTGAAGATTTGCACGCCACAATAACGTTTGTACGAAATTCGGATAGTGGCAATATCACCATGTGCTCTTGTCAGCAGACCGGAGCAAACTGTATGTGTGACAATTCACGACACAGAGGCTACAGATGTACGTGCATGGCTAAGACGAATACAGCGGCCAGTGTCTACAAGGATTACGGGATCACAAAATACCACACCAATGACGAGGACACGGAATTCTGGTTCTGCGGGTCAGAAGATCACGGGTGGAGCAAATCAAAAGTGGCAGTTATTT TGAAGAATCCTGGACTCTCAGTTTACCCCCAGCCGGGTGTGATGATGCCGCCACTCACACTCGTATGTACTGTAGTCGATCAAGCTTTTCAACATGACGTCACATTTAAATGTGACAGCGCGGAGATATGTGCATGTAGAGCTAAAACAGGACGTTGTGTGGTGCACGAATCTTCAGCCGAACATTACAACTGCGCACATACGTATGCCAGTGTATGGAGGCAGACAGCGACCTACGAGTTGAAGATGAAATTTTTTACAGCCAGCAACTCGGCACTATGTTCATGTTGCAGCAACTACGGTGAAAACAATTGCAGCAATGTAGTCGAACTTCAGC CAAACCCAACGACAGACAAAACGGTTTCGGGAAAATCAGTTTCACCTACGAATCCTGACACTCCTATCTCAACAAAAAGGACAACAATTCCCACAACACAGCAACAGAAACACGAAGAAG CAAGCTCAACGACAGACAAAAACGTTTGGGAGAAAGCAGTTTCTCATGTGAATCATTACAATCCTGTCTCAGCACAAAGGACTTCGATTCCCACAACACAGAAAACCAAACGCGAAGATGACAAATCAG GTTCAGGTTCAGCATATGATTCAAAGTCAAACCAGCTTTTTAGCCTGACATTGCCAGGTGTTGTTGGCGTTTTGGTTTACAGGTTAAACCTGTAA